A genomic stretch from Chitinophaga agri includes:
- a CDS encoding porin family protein — protein sequence MKKLFLAIAVLSVTAVSTVNAQTRFLRFGIKGGANLGKLDGQGYKDGFNLGYHLGGFAQVNLSQAFGVQGELIFSSSTVKTTNDFNQVINPENLNDPSNNDKKIKLNYLSIPILANISLGTPRVKLQVGPQFSALVSDKNVIKGAEDAFKGTDVSGVAGLWFQLPIVNISARYVVGFTDVKGINTVTDRGNWKNQAIQLGVGVTL from the coding sequence ATGAAAAAACTGTTTCTCGCTATCGCGGTATTAAGTGTGACTGCTGTTTCCACTGTAAATGCACAAACAAGATTCTTAAGATTCGGTATTAAAGGGGGCGCAAACCTGGGGAAACTGGATGGCCAGGGATACAAGGACGGCTTTAATCTCGGTTACCACCTGGGTGGCTTTGCACAGGTAAATCTCTCACAGGCTTTTGGTGTACAGGGTGAATTGATCTTCTCTTCTTCCACTGTAAAAACAACCAACGATTTCAACCAGGTGATCAACCCGGAAAACCTGAACGATCCATCGAACAATGACAAAAAAATTAAGCTGAACTATCTGAGTATTCCGATCCTGGCAAACATTTCCCTGGGTACTCCCCGTGTGAAACTGCAGGTAGGTCCGCAGTTCAGTGCACTGGTTAGCGACAAGAACGTGATCAAAGGTGCGGAAGATGCATTCAAAGGTACTGACGTTTCCGGCGTAGCTGGTCTGTGGTTCCAGCTGCCGATCGTTAATATCAGCGCCCGTTACGTAGTTGGCTTCACTGACGTGAAAGGCATTAACACCGTAACTGATCGTGGTAACTGGAAAAACCAGGCCATCCAGCTGGGTGTAGGTGTGACCTTATAA